CGTGCCAGGCATCATGCCGATGCACAATTTCAAGCAGGCGCGCAATTTCGTCACCCGCGCCGGAACCACCGTGCCGGACTGGTTCGCCGCGAAATTCGAGGGCCTCGATGACGACGTCGAGACCCGCAAGCTGGTGGCCGCGACCGTTGCGGCCGGCCAGGTGCAGAAGCTCGCCAAGAACGGCGTCGACACCTTCCATTTCTACACCATGAACCGCGCCGATCTCGTATTCGCGATCAGCCATTTGCTCGGCATCCGCGCCAAGAGCGCGCAAAAGGCGGCGTAAGACGACATGACCGTATCCAACTCTCCGAAGCGAACTGGCCTGCTCAACGCCGCGCGCGAGCGTATTCTCGTGCTCGACGGCGCCATGGGCACGATGATCCAGAACCTGCAGTTCGACGAAGCGGCCTTCCGCGGCGAGCGCTTCAAGAATTTTCATCGCGACCTGCGCGGCAACAACGACCTCTTGATCCTGACCCAGCCGCAGGCGATCGAGGACATCCACGCGGCGTATTTGCGCGCGGGTGCCGACATCGTCGCCACCAACACCTTCTCCACCACCTCGATCGCGCAGGCCGATTACGATTTGACCGACATCGTCTACGAGATGGCGCGCGAAGGCGCCCGCCTCGCCGGCAATGCCGCGCGCCGCGTCGAGGCCGAGGACGGCAAGCCGCGCTTCGTCGCCGGCGCCATCGGGCCGACCAACCGCACCGCCTCGATCTCGCCGGATGTTTCCAATCCCGGCTACCGCGCCGTCACCTTCGACGATCTGCGCAAATCCTACGGCGAGCAGATCAACGGCATGCTCGACGGCGGCGTCGACCTGTTGCTGGTCGAGACCATCTTCGACACGCTGAACGCCAAGGCGGCGCTCTACGCCATCGCCGAGATCACCGAAGCGCGCGGCATCGACATGCCTGTGATGGTGTCGGGCACCATCACCGACAAGTCCGGCCGCCTGCTCTCGGGCCAGATGCCGGAGGCGTTCTGGCATTCGGTGCGGCACGCCAGGCCCATCACGATCGGCTTCAACTGCGCGCTCGGCGCCGAGGATTTGCGCGCGCACATCGCCGATATCGGCCGCGTCGCCGACACGCTGGTGTGCGCCTACCCCAACGCGGGCCTGCCCAACGAGTTCGGCCAGTATGACGAGACGCCCGAATACATGGCGCGCCTCGTCGGCGAGTTTGCGCGTGATGGCCTCGTCAACATCGTCGGCGGCTGCTGCGGCACCACGCCGGAGCATATCGCCGCGATCGCCGCCGCAGTCGCCCCGCACAAGCCGCGCATCGTGCCCGAGATCGAACCGCGCCTGCGGCTCTCCGGCCTCGAGCCGTTCATCCTGACCGACGCGATCCCGTTCGTGAACGTCGGCGAGCGCACCAACGTCACCGGCTCCGCCCGCTTCCGCAAGCTGATCACCGCCGGCGACTACACGGCGGCGTTGCAGGTCGCGCGCGACCAGGTCGAGAACGGCGCGCAGATCATCGACGTCAACATGGACGAGGGCTTGCTCGATTCTGAAGCCGCGATGGTGACCTTCCTCAACCTCGTCGCCGCCGAGCCCGACATCGCCCGCGTGCCCGTGATGGTCGATTCCTCGAAATTCTCCGTGATCGAAGCCGGCCTGAAATGCGTCCAGGGCAAGCCGGTCGTCAACTCGATCTCGATGAAAGAGGGCGAGGAGAAATTCATTCACGAAGCCAAAGTCGCGCGGCGCCACGGCGCGGCTGTGGTGGTGATGGCGTTCGACGAAGTCGGCCAGGCCGACACGTTCAAGCGCAAGACCGAGATCTGCAAGCGCGCCTACGACATCCTGGTGGACAAGGTCGGATTCCCGCCGGAGGACATCATCTTCGATCCGAACGTCTTCGCGATCGCGACCGGCATCGAGGAGCACAACAATTACGGCGTCGACTTCATCGAGGCGACGCGCTGGATCCGCCAGAACCTGCCCGGCGCGCATATCTCCGGCGGCGTCTCCAATCTGTCGTTCTCGTTCCGCGGCAACGAGCCGGTGCGCGAGGCCATGCATTCGGTGTTCCTGTATCACGCCATCAAGGCCGGCATGGACATGGGCATCGTCAATGCCGGGCAGATGATCGTCTATGACGACATCGATCCGGAATTGCGCCAGGTCTGCGAGGACGTCGTCCTCAACCGCGATCCCGGTGCGTCCGAGCGGCTGCTGGCGCTCGCCGAGAAATTCCGCGGCAACAAGACCCAGACCAAGGAGGCCGATCTCGCCTGGCGCGAATGGCCGGTGGAAAAGCGGCTGTCGCATTCGCTGGTGCACGGGATCACCGAGTTCATCGAGCAGGACACCGAGGAGGCCCGCAAGAATTCCTCGCGTCCGCTCGACGTGATCGAGGGCCCGCTGATGGCCGGCATGAACGTGGTCGGCGACCTCTTCGGCGACGGCAAGATGTTCCTGCCGCAGGTGGTGAAGTCCGCGCGCGTGATGAAGCAGGCCGTGGCCTGGCTGATGCCGTTCATGGAGGAAGAGAAGGCGCGCAACGCCGCGAACGGCATCGGCACCGAAGGCTCCTCCTCCGCCGGCAAGATCGTGCTTGCGACCGTGAAGGGCGACGTCCACGACATCGGCAAGAACATCGTCGGCATCGTGCTCCAGTGCAACAATTACGAGGTGATCGACCTCGGCGTGATGGTGCCCGCCGCCAAGATCGTCGAGACCGTGAAGGCCGAGAAGGCCGACATCGTCGGCCTCTCCGGCCTGATCACCCCCTCGCTCGACGAGATGGCGTTCTTCGCCAGCGAATTGCAGCGCGAAGGCCTCAAGCTGCCGCTGTTGATCGGCGGCGCCACCACAAGCCGCGTGCATACCGCTGTGAAGATCGATCCGAGCTATCGCTCAGGTCCCGTCGTGCACGTCAACGATGCCAGCCGCGCGGTCGGCGTCGCCTCCTCGCTGCTCTCGCCCGAGAAGCGCGACGCCTATGCCGCCGAGGTGCGTGCCGAATACGCCAAGATCTCCGAGGCGCATCTGCGCGCGCAGGCCGACAAGAAGCGCCTGAAGCTCGCCACAGCGCGCGCCAACCGTGTGCCGGTCGACTTCGCGAAGAGCAAGCCGGTGAAGCCGACCTTCCTCGGCATCAAGAGCTTCGACGATTACGATCTCGCCGAGCTCGTGCCCTATATCGACTGGACGCCGTTCTTCCAGACCTGGGAGCTCGCGGGGCGCTTCCCCGCCATCCTCGACGACGCCAAGGTCGGCGAGGTCGCACGCTCGCTCTACGACGACGCGCGCAAGATGCTCGACACCATCGTCAGGGAGAAATGGTTCCGGGCCCGCGCCACGATCGGATTCTGGCCGGCGAATGCCGAAGGCGACGACATCGCGCTCTATGCCGACGAGAGCCGCACGACGAAAATCGCGACGTTGCACACGCTGCGCCAGCAGCTCGAGAAGCGCGAGGGCCGTTTCAACGCGGCGCTCGCCGACTTCGTCGCGCCCGCAGGCGTTCCCGACTATGTCGGCGGCTTCGTCGTCACCGCAGGCATCGGCGAGGATGCGGTCGCCGACCGCTTCAAGATGGCCAATGACGATTACTCCTCGATCCTCTGCAAGGCGCTGGCCGACCGCCTCGCCGAGGCGTTCGCGGAACGCATGCATGCCCGCGTGCGCCGCGAGTTCTGGGCCTATGCTCCCGACGAGGCCGTGTCGACCGACGACCTGATCCTGGAGAAATACCAGGGCATACGTCCCGCGCCGGGCTATCCCGCGCAGCCCGATCACACCGAGAAGGCGACGCTGTTCGAGCTGCTCGATGCGGAGGCCACGGCCGGCGTGAAGCTGACCGAGAGCTTTGCGATGTGGCCGGGCTCGTCGGTATCAGGGCTCTATTTCGCTGCGCCCGAGAGCTATTATTTCGGCGTCGGCAAGATCGAGCGCGACCAGGTCGAGGACTACGCCGCGCGCAAGGGCATGACGGTGAGCGAGACCGAGCGCTGGCTCGCGCCGGTGCTGAACTACATCCCGTCGCGCGAGGACAGCGCCAAAGCCTTTGCAGCAACGCCTGCGAATGACGAGACGTCGAACGAATTGGCATCGCACCCGCCGGGCTGCACCTGCGCGGTGCATCTGGTCTGGCAGAAGAAGCGAGTGGTTGCGGGATAGGCCTCCGTACCATCAAAAGTGCGAAAACAACCCCATGCACAGTAGCCATGGGTTTGAAAAGGTTGAGCAATTTTTTTGTGGCGTCGGGCGGGTTTTGCGCCGTCGGGCAAAACAGGTGTATCGTTGCACGATCGGCTGCTGTGCGTGGTCCTGGAGCAGGGCAATCGCATGTCGAGCGATGTCGCTCGTGGCCATCCTTCGAGACGACCGCTCCGCGGTCTCCTCAGGATAACGCTGAACCCGCGGCTTTGCCCCGCGAAAGAGCCGCCAAGCATTCGGTCCTCATCCTGAGGGCCCGCCGTCTCGAAGGATGACCGCAAGCGAGTTTCCCACCACGTTCTGCTCAAATGCGATGGTGCTGCTCCTCAAGGGGAGCGCGGACGGTAGCGCGATCTGCCAAATGATCCCGGTCATGTGAACGCAACGCGCGCTCACCGCGACGAATGGCGGTCGCCGTCGCTGGCTGGGGGAAATCAGATGCTCGACCCGCAACAATTGATGTGGACGCGGATTGCCGCGGGCATCTTCGTACTGCTGTCCGGATTGATGCTGTCCAACCTGATCCGCATGCGCGGCCGGATGCAGGCGGCGCGAAGCTGGGACAAGGTCGAGGGCATCATCACGGTGTCCAGCGTCGATCGGCCGGCAGCGCACGCCTCCGACGACCAGAACGACGCCAAGCCCATCATCCGCTATCGCTATCGCGCCGGCGACCAGGAGCTGGAAGGCGACCAGGTCGCCGTCGGTGGCATTGCGATGACGACACCAGTGCTGGCCGCAAAGCTCGCCGGACGATATCCGGTCGGCGCCCATGTCGACGTCTATGTCGATCCGAAGCACCCGACCGAGGCGCTGCTGGAGCCGGCCGCGGCACAGAACGTCGCGGCACTCGCGGCCTTCACCATCGTGTTCGGCTTGATCGCCGCGACTTTGACCGCGCATGCGCTCGCGGGTCACGTGCTCTACGCCGCTCGTAACGTGCCGCTGTTCGTCTTCGCGCTACCGATCATCGTGCTGGTGGGCGGCGTGTTCTGCGTCGTCGCCTATGTCAGGACGCGCCGGCTGGCGAGCGCGAGCCTGCGCTGGCCGATCGCGGCGGGCCGGATCACCCATAGCGAAATGATCGAGGAGATCGTCGAGGAGACGAGCGACGATGACGACAAGCCGAGGACCACCAAGCTCCGGCATCGCTATCAGGTCGATCTGCGTTACGCCTACAAGGTCGGCAAACGCGACTTCACCGGCACGGAAGCCAATTGGGGCGGCACCATGATCACTGGCTTGCGCGAGGTCGCGGAAAAGGACGCAGCAAGATATCATCCCGGACAGAGCGTCCAGGTCTATTACGATCCCGACCGGCCCGGCCATGCCGTGCTGGAGCCCTCGAGCGGGGAAGGCGCGCTGGCTCCGCTGATCGGCGCCGCCGTCTGCGCGGTGGTCGGCGGCGTCTTTCTGACCATCCTGATCAAGGTCGGGTTCGCCTAAAGCGCGATGAGATTGGGATGAATCGTCATCGCGCTTTAGGTTGTTGTTTGAGCATAATCTTTTCGGAAAACCGCTTCGCACTTTTCCGGATCATGCTCTAGCGGCCGAGGGTGTTCGCTCTCTCACCCCTTCGGCGGCGCCAGCGGCTGCACGATCTCCCGGAACGGATCCAGCGCCTCGCAGCGCTCGGCATGCGCGCTCAGGGCCGGATAGCGCGACACGTCGAACAGCTGCGGATGCGCCTCGCGGGTGAAGCGAACGACGCAGGCCACCGCGACGTCGGCATGGCCGATGCGATCGCCCAGCCAGTACGGCGACGTCACCCTGGCGCGCTCGGCTTCCAGCACTTTCAGCACGTCGCCGATCTGCGCCTGGCAACGCTCGACCCACAGCGCGAGCTGCTCCTTTCGCAGCACGCGCTCGTAGAGCAGGCTCACCGCCTTGTCGCCGAGACCTGAGGCGAGCGCGCAGATGCGCAAATGCATCCGGCGCTCGGGGCCGCTCCGCGGCAGCATTACCCTGTCCTCGCCGACGAGTTCGTCGAGATAATCGAGAATGATCATACTCTCGATCAGCGCCTCGCCGTCATCGAGCACCAGTGTCGGCACGCGGCGCAACGGATTGAAGGGCGCGATCTTGTCGGCGTCGCCGAAGGTCGACCAAGGCCGGTGCTTGAAGGCGAGCCCGTAAAGCCGCAGCGCAATCGCGACACGCCGGACGAAGGGGGAATCATATTGGCCGATCAGGAACATGGGTCGCCTCTCGTCATTGCCGGGCTTGACCCGGCAATCCATCACGCTTCAGACTAGAGTTTGATGGATGCCCGGATCAAGTCCGGGCATGACGATCTCGGGCCGGGAGCGATCTGATGCGATGTCTTCCATTCGCCGTTCTGGCATTATCGCTCGCGACGGCCTCGAACGCGCAGGATCGCCCGATCGGCTTCCAGACCCCGTCGAAGAACATCGCCTGCCAGGTCTTCACCGATAACAGTGAGGCCGTGCTCCGCTGCGACATCATGAACATCGATACCCGCCCGCGTCGGCCCGCCGATTGCGAGCTCGAATGGGGCAACGCCTTTGAGATGAGTGTGAAGGGAGCGGCCGGACGCATCTGCGCCGGTGACACCATCATGGACCCGTCGCTGCCGGTGCTGGCCTATGGCGAGGTGTGGCAGCGCGCGGGGTTTACGTGCCGATCGGAGCAGACCGGGCTGACGTGCTTTAACGCGATGCAGCGCGGGTTTTCGCTGGCGCGGACGAAGCAGGAGGTGTTTTGAGGACGAGTCGCCCCCAGCGAGTGTAGCCCGCATGAGCGCAGCGACATGCGGGATAGCGGCGCCGGATATCGCTACGCTCATCCGGACTACGGCACTACAAGCGCCGCCATAAGCTCAACCGTCATCCTGAGGTGCGAGCCTTGCGATGCGCGAGCATCGCCAGGGGAGCCTCGAAGGATGGGCGACGAGTGCTTCCAGCCCATCCTTCGAGGCGCGCAAGAGCGCGCTCCTCAGGATGACGGCGGAGCGTGTGACAGCGGACGATCTAGCGGGCGAGATGCGCCGTTTTCAAGAACGACAGCACACGCCGTCATTGTGAGCGGAGCGAACCCGCGGCAGCAGTCTGGATTGCTTCGTCGCAAGAGCTCGTGGCAATGACGGTGGCGAAAGTGAGAGTGCGTGTAGCCCGGATGGAGCGCAGCGCAATCCGGGATTCTCACCACCGGCGACAGCGGTCCCGGATGCGCTGCGCTCCATCCGGGCTACGGCACTACAAGCGCCGCCATAAGCTCAACCGTCATCCTGAGGTGCGAGCCTTGCGATGCGCGAGCATCGCCAGGGGAGCCTCGAAGGATGGGCGACGAGCGCTTCCAGCCCATCCTTCGAGGCGCGCAAGAGCGCGCACCTCAGGATGACGGCGGAGCTTGTGACAGCGGACGATCTAGCGGGCGAGATGCGCCGTTTTCAAGAACGACAGCACACGCCGTCATAGCGAGCGGAGCGAAGCAATCCAGACTGTCTCCGCGGCAGCCGTCTGGATTGCTTCGTCGCAAGAGCTCGTCGCAATGACGGTGCAGAGAGTGCGTGTAGCCCGGATGGAGCGCAGCGCAATCCGGGATTCTCACCACGAGCGACAGCGGTCCCGGATGCGCTGCGCTCCATCCGGGCTACGGCACTACAAGCGCCGCCATAAGCTCAACCGTCATCCTGAGGTGCGAGCCTTGCGATGCGCGAGCATCGCCAGGGGAGCCTCGAAGGATGGGCGACGAGCGTTTCCAGCCCATCCTTCGAGGCGCGCAAGAGCGCGCACCTCAGGATGACGGCGGAGCTTGTGACAGCGGACGATCTAGCGGGCGAGATGCGCCGTTTTCAAGAACGACAGCACACGCCGTCATAGCGAGCGGAGCGAAGCAATCCAGACTGTCTCCGCGGCAGCAGTCTGGATTGTTTCGTTGCAAGAGCTCGTCGCAATGACGGTGGAGAGAGTGCGTGTAGCCCGTTTACCCCTCCCCCTCATCACTCGCCAGCACGCCCTTCACCGCGCGTGCCCAGCCCGCAAGCTTGCGCTCGCGCGTCGCCTGGCTCATCGCCGGCTTGAAGCGGTGCTCCAGCCGCCAATTGTCGGCGAATTTCGTCGGCTCGGGATAGACGCCGGCCTGGAGGCCGGCGAGGTAGGCAGCTCCCAGCGCCGTGGTCTCCTGGATCACGGGGCGATCGACCGGGGCGTCGAGCAGGTCCGCGAGGCGCTGCATGGTCCAGTCTGACGCGGTCATGCCGCCGTCGACGCGGAGCACGACGCTGGCGGTTTCCGAACTCGGCCAGTCCGCGCGCATCGCGGCCCAGAGGTCGAAGGTCTGGTAGCAGACGCTTTCCAGCGCGGCGTGGGCGAGCTCGGCCGGGCCGGTGTTGCGGGTGAGGCCGAACAGCGCGCCGCGCACCCTGGGATTCCAGTAGGGCGCGCCCATGCCGACAAAGGCGGGGACGAGATAGACGCTTTGCATGGAGTCGGACTGGTCGGCGAGCGGCCCCGTCTCAGCGGCGTGCTTGATGATGCCGAGGCCGTCGCGCAGCCATTGCACGGCTGAGCCTGCGACGAAAATCGAGCCTTCGAGCGCATAGGTGCGTTTGCCGTCGAGCTGGTAGGCGACGGTGGTGAGCAGCTTGTTCTTCGACACCACCGGCGTGGTGCCGGTGTTGAGCAAGGCAAAGCAGCCGGTGCCGTAGGTGGACTTCATCATGCCCGGGCGGAAGCAGGCCTGGCCGATGGTGGCGGCCTGCTGGTCGCCGGCGATGCCGGAGATGAGAATCGCGCCGCCGAACAGATCGGGGGTGCTTTCGCCGAAGCGGGCAGACGAGTCCTTCACCTCGGGCAGCATCGAGCGCGGCACGCCGATGATCTCAAGAAGCTCGTCGTCCCACTGGCCGGTGTGGATGTTGAACAGCAGCGTGCGCGAGGCGTTGGTGGCGTCGGTGGCGTGGACCTTGCCGCCGGTCAGGCGCCAGAGCAGGTAGCAGTCGACGGTGCCGAACATCAATTCGCCGCGCGCGGCGCGGGCGCGGGCGCCGGGGACGTGGTCGAGGATCCAGGCGATTTTGGTGCCGGAGAAATAGGGATCGATGATCAGCCCGGTCTTCTGCGAGATCACGGGCTCGCGGCCATCGGCCTTGAGCTTTGCGCAAATGTCGGCGGTGCGGCGATCCTGCCAGACGATGGCGCGGTGCACGGCCTGCCCGGTCGCGCGGTCCCACACCACGGTGGTCTCGCGCTGGTTGGTGATGCCGATTGCGGCGATGTCCTTTGCGCCGATGCCAGCCTGCGCGATCGCGTCGCGGCAGACCTTCACGGTCGACGTCCAGATGTCCTCAGGCTCGTGCTCGACCCAGCCCGAGGCTGGAAAATGCTGCGGGAACTCGGCCTGCGCCTTCGCCGCGATGGAGATGTCGCCGCGAAACACGATGGCGCGCGAAGAGGTGGTGCCCTGGTCGATGGCGAGGACGAAAGACATGGCGGCTTACCCTTGGCGTTGTCCCGCGGGGGATCATTTCGCGGCATAGGGAGCGGATTAACGCGGCAACGTCAAGGCAGGTCTCACTTACCCTCCCCTGGAGGGGGAGGGTCGGATCACATGCAGCGCAGCGGAATGTGATCCGGGGTGGGGTGAAGGTCTTTCCACATCCGACACTGCCCGTGTTGAGAGATCACCCCACCCCGCTCGCGCTGCGCGCGATCGACCCTCCCCCTCCAGGGGAGGGTAAGAAAGAGCGCGGCTCGATTCAGGTCGAAGTCTTCCGCTTGCGCCGGTGCTCAAGCGGCATGGCTTCAGCTTCGCGCGAGCCGTAGAGCTCGACATAGATGCGCTCCATTACAGCGGTTAGATCGTTCGAGACCTCCGAATTCCAGAATCGGACGACACGGTAGCCTTCGTTCTCAAGCCAGCGCTGGCGGACTAGATCGCGCGCCGCGTTGTCGTCCTCATTGTGGTGCCCGCCATCGAGCTCGATGATGAGACGCTTGGCCGGACAGAAAAAATCGACGACGTAGGGACCGACAGGTGCTTGCCGGCGGAAGTGCGAGCCGTCCAGCGGGAGTTCCTTGAGAGCACGCCACAGCATTCGCTCATGCGGCGTCGTGTTGGCTCTCAGCTTCTTTGCGGCGGCGCGTCGAATTGATGTTGAGACCATCGCTGTGGCTTCCACCCACCCCGCTCCGCGCAAACGCGAAACGACCCTCCCCTTCCAGGGAGGGTAAGGGAAGCGTAGCGTCGATGCAATCTCTCGTGGTGCGAGACTTACACCGCCGCCGTCGTCACACCACCATCGATCACGATGGTCTGCCCCGTCATGAAGCTCGACGCGTCCGAGGCAAGATAGGCCACCGCGCCGGCGATTTCGTCGGGTTCGCCGATGCGGCGCAGCGGGGTGGTGGCGGTGCGGCGCTTGAGGTTGGCTTCGTCTTCCCACAATGCGCGGGCGAAATCGGTCTTGACGAGGCCGGGCGCGATGCAATTGACGCGAACGCCCTTCGGACCCCACTCCCCGGCGAGCGAACGGCACAGCGCGAAGTCGGCGGCCTTGGAGATGCCGTAGGCGCCGATCACGGTGGAGCCGCGCAGGCCCCCGATCGATGAGATGATGATCACCGAACCCTTGCCGCGCTCGGCCATCTGGGGGATCGCCAACGCGGAGAGCCAGATGTTGCTCTTGACGTTCGAGCCCATGATCTTGTCGAAGGCCTCGTC
The sequence above is drawn from the Bradyrhizobium amphicarpaeae genome and encodes:
- the metH gene encoding methionine synthase, which codes for MTVSNSPKRTGLLNAARERILVLDGAMGTMIQNLQFDEAAFRGERFKNFHRDLRGNNDLLILTQPQAIEDIHAAYLRAGADIVATNTFSTTSIAQADYDLTDIVYEMAREGARLAGNAARRVEAEDGKPRFVAGAIGPTNRTASISPDVSNPGYRAVTFDDLRKSYGEQINGMLDGGVDLLLVETIFDTLNAKAALYAIAEITEARGIDMPVMVSGTITDKSGRLLSGQMPEAFWHSVRHARPITIGFNCALGAEDLRAHIADIGRVADTLVCAYPNAGLPNEFGQYDETPEYMARLVGEFARDGLVNIVGGCCGTTPEHIAAIAAAVAPHKPRIVPEIEPRLRLSGLEPFILTDAIPFVNVGERTNVTGSARFRKLITAGDYTAALQVARDQVENGAQIIDVNMDEGLLDSEAAMVTFLNLVAAEPDIARVPVMVDSSKFSVIEAGLKCVQGKPVVNSISMKEGEEKFIHEAKVARRHGAAVVVMAFDEVGQADTFKRKTEICKRAYDILVDKVGFPPEDIIFDPNVFAIATGIEEHNNYGVDFIEATRWIRQNLPGAHISGGVSNLSFSFRGNEPVREAMHSVFLYHAIKAGMDMGIVNAGQMIVYDDIDPELRQVCEDVVLNRDPGASERLLALAEKFRGNKTQTKEADLAWREWPVEKRLSHSLVHGITEFIEQDTEEARKNSSRPLDVIEGPLMAGMNVVGDLFGDGKMFLPQVVKSARVMKQAVAWLMPFMEEEKARNAANGIGTEGSSSAGKIVLATVKGDVHDIGKNIVGIVLQCNNYEVIDLGVMVPAAKIVETVKAEKADIVGLSGLITPSLDEMAFFASELQREGLKLPLLIGGATTSRVHTAVKIDPSYRSGPVVHVNDASRAVGVASSLLSPEKRDAYAAEVRAEYAKISEAHLRAQADKKRLKLATARANRVPVDFAKSKPVKPTFLGIKSFDDYDLAELVPYIDWTPFFQTWELAGRFPAILDDAKVGEVARSLYDDARKMLDTIVREKWFRARATIGFWPANAEGDDIALYADESRTTKIATLHTLRQQLEKREGRFNAALADFVAPAGVPDYVGGFVVTAGIGEDAVADRFKMANDDYSSILCKALADRLAEAFAERMHARVRREFWAYAPDEAVSTDDLILEKYQGIRPAPGYPAQPDHTEKATLFELLDAEATAGVKLTESFAMWPGSSVSGLYFAAPESYYFGVGKIERDQVEDYAARKGMTVSETERWLAPVLNYIPSREDSAKAFAATPANDETSNELASHPPGCTCAVHLVWQKKRVVAG
- a CDS encoding DUF3592 domain-containing protein, yielding MLDPQQLMWTRIAAGIFVLLSGLMLSNLIRMRGRMQAARSWDKVEGIITVSSVDRPAAHASDDQNDAKPIIRYRYRAGDQELEGDQVAVGGIAMTTPVLAAKLAGRYPVGAHVDVYVDPKHPTEALLEPAAAQNVAALAAFTIVFGLIAATLTAHALAGHVLYAARNVPLFVFALPIIVLVGGVFCVVAYVRTRRLASASLRWPIAAGRITHSEMIEEIVEETSDDDDKPRTTKLRHRYQVDLRYAYKVGKRDFTGTEANWGGTMITGLREVAEKDAARYHPGQSVQVYYDPDRPGHAVLEPSSGEGALAPLIGAAVCAVVGGVFLTILIKVGFA
- a CDS encoding glutathione S-transferase family protein, with amino-acid sequence MFLIGQYDSPFVRRVAIALRLYGLAFKHRPWSTFGDADKIAPFNPLRRVPTLVLDDGEALIESMIILDYLDELVGEDRVMLPRSGPERRMHLRICALASGLGDKAVSLLYERVLRKEQLALWVERCQAQIGDVLKVLEAERARVTSPYWLGDRIGHADVAVACVVRFTREAHPQLFDVSRYPALSAHAERCEALDPFREIVQPLAPPKG
- a CDS encoding DUF6636 domain-containing protein, whose product is MRCLPFAVLALSLATASNAQDRPIGFQTPSKNIACQVFTDNSEAVLRCDIMNIDTRPRRPADCELEWGNAFEMSVKGAAGRICAGDTIMDPSLPVLAYGEVWQRAGFTCRSEQTGLTCFNAMQRGFSLARTKQEVF
- the glpK gene encoding glycerol kinase GlpK — protein: MSFVLAIDQGTTSSRAIVFRGDISIAAKAQAEFPQHFPASGWVEHEPEDIWTSTVKVCRDAIAQAGIGAKDIAAIGITNQRETTVVWDRATGQAVHRAIVWQDRRTADICAKLKADGREPVISQKTGLIIDPYFSGTKIAWILDHVPGARARAARGELMFGTVDCYLLWRLTGGKVHATDATNASRTLLFNIHTGQWDDELLEIIGVPRSMLPEVKDSSARFGESTPDLFGGAILISGIAGDQQAATIGQACFRPGMMKSTYGTGCFALLNTGTTPVVSKNKLLTTVAYQLDGKRTYALEGSIFVAGSAVQWLRDGLGIIKHAAETGPLADQSDSMQSVYLVPAFVGMGAPYWNPRVRGALFGLTRNTGPAELAHAALESVCYQTFDLWAAMRADWPSSETASVVLRVDGGMTASDWTMQRLADLLDAPVDRPVIQETTALGAAYLAGLQAGVYPEPTKFADNWRLEHRFKPAMSQATRERKLAGWARAVKGVLASDEGEG
- a CDS encoding endonuclease domain-containing protein, whose amino-acid sequence is MEATAMVSTSIRRAAAKKLRANTTPHERMLWRALKELPLDGSHFRRQAPVGPYVVDFFCPAKRLIIELDGGHHNEDDNAARDLVRQRWLENEGYRVVRFWNSEVSNDLTAVMERIYVELYGSREAEAMPLEHRRKRKTST
- a CDS encoding SDR family NAD(P)-dependent oxidoreductase produces the protein MKNTPFDLTGKVAIVTGSSRGIGRSSAELLAKLGAKVVVSSRKADACKEVADGIVAAGGEATVIPCNIARKAEVEALIAGATKHYGKIDILVCNAAVNPYYGPLLDITDEAFDKIMGSNVKSNIWLSALAIPQMAERGKGSVIIISSIGGLRGSTVIGAYGISKAADFALCRSLAGEWGPKGVRVNCIAPGLVKTDFARALWEDEANLKRRTATTPLRRIGEPDEIAGAVAYLASDASSFMTGQTIVIDGGVTTAAV